The genomic window TCAACCGTCAGATAGCCGGCTTTTTGCAAAGCGGGAACCCACTCCTCTGAAATGCCTAAGGCCACGTATTTGTCTGCGTTATCTTTTTTTACAGTTTTCTCCGGACGCATTTGCGGGAAAAGCAATACTTCTTGGATTGTTGTCTGTCCGGTCATCAACATAACCAGACGGTCGATACCGATACCGATACCCGACGTAGGAGGCATACCGAATTGAAGGGCGCGTAAGAAATCTTGATCGATGAACATCGCCTCGTCGTCCCCTTTCTCGCTCAAGCGTAATTGCTCCTTGAAACGTTCTTCTTGGTCGATCGGATCGTTCAGCTCGCTATAAGCGTTCGCCAATTCCTTTCCGTTTACCATCAACTCGAAGCGTTCGGTCAATCCCGGTTTGCTACGGTGCATCTTAGTCAGCGGACTCATCTCAACCGGATAGTCGATGATGAAGGTCGGCTGGATAAACGTACCCTCGCAGAACTCCCCGAAGATCTCGTCGATCAATTTACCTTTACCCATCGTATCGTCGATCTCCATCTTCAATTCCTTGCAGATCGCACGAATCTCGTCCTCTGTCTTACCTTCCAAGTCGTAACCCGTCTTTTCCTTGATCGCCTCCAAGATCGGCAAGCGGCGGAAAGGAGCCTTGAAGCTGATTGTCTTACCGTCGATCGTGCTCTCGCTCGTACCGTTCACGGCGATACAGATACGCTCCAACAGCTTCTCAGTGAAGCTCATCATCCAGTTATAGTCCTTGTATTGGACATAAAGTTCCATACAAGTGAACTCCGGGTTGTGCGTACGGTCCATACCCTCGTTACGGAAATTCTTACCGATCTCATATACACCCTCGAATCCACCGACGATCAATCGTTTCAAATACAACTCGGTAGCGATACGCAAATACAGATCGATATCCAAAGAGTTGTGATGCGTGATGAATGGACGTGCGCTGGCTCCTCCTGCGATAGATTGCAGGATCGGAGTCTCTACCTCCGTGTATCCGGCCTCATCCAAGGCGGTACGCATGGTCTTGATGATAGCCGCACGTTTCATGAAAATATCTTTTACACCCTCGTTTACTACCAAATCCACGTAACGCTGGCGATAACGAAGCTCCGGGTCATTAAAACCGTCGTAAGCGACACCGTCCTTATATTTAACGACCGGTAGCGGACGAAGTGATTTAGACAAAACTGTCAATTCTTGCGCATGAACGGAAATCTCTCCCATCTGAGTACGGAAAACGAATCCCTTGATCCCGACGAAATCACCGATATCCAGTAATTTCTTGAAAACGACATTGTAGGTGTCCTTATTCTCATCCGGGCAAATATCGTCACGGGAGATATAGACCTGTATTCTACCCTCGGAATCCTGTAATTCCATGAAGGAAGCCTTACCCATGATACGACGGCTCATGATACGGCCGGCGATACTTACCGGGCGTGGCTCAGCGTCGTCTTTGAATGTCTCTTTTATTTCTTTGGAAAATGCGTTCGTTACATACTCAGCTGCGGGATAAGGCTCTATCCCCATCTGACGCAACTGCTCCATGCTATTACGTCTTATTATTTCCTGTTCACTCAGTTCTAATAGATTCATTATGCTATTATTTTGTATAATACGGCGCAAAAGTACAAAATATTTCTGATTTATGCTGACTTATGTGGTAAAAGGTTGAGGTCACCGATCTTGTTTGTTCATGGATAAAGTCTCTTAGGATCCTTGGTGAAGTATCTTAGGTTTGTAGGCCAATGAACTTAAGACCCAATAATTTTATCTTTCATCACTAAATACAATTCTCTATCTTGAATCCAAGGAGAACTTTTCTCGAAGTTCCTCTTTGGAATAGTTTACTACTTCATTCATATCATGCATCGCTTTTTCGCTATGTATCCTTGAACGGAACATCCCATTTTGATCCCGGGGATGAGACAAATGGAATAAACAGCCCTCACTCCGATAAATCCGGTAGCCAAAACTCAACCAACGGTAATGTCTTTCTCCGTCCTCCAAGCCCCAGCCATAGAAATCCTCATTCTCCATACCCGCTTGCAGGTATTTTTCCGTTTGGGCGAAGACCGCTCCCCCGACTGCGCCTATCACTCCCTCTACTGTGTACAAAGAGTTCATCTTTGCTTGATGTTTTTTTAGGAAATCTAAGTCACGATGGAGCCAATAATGTTCCCTCAATATATCTGACGTATCTAAAAAATTACCATCATATGGATAAGCGACATCAGAAGTCCTAGTTCTAAGCTGTTTCACCGCATCCAATATTTGAAGGTGGTCCAGTATCACATCTGCGTCCCAAATACAAACAAGTGGAGTATCAACCTGCTTTGCGAGGATATTCAAGTATTTGGTCTTGTAGAATACAGGATCTTTATCCACGAGGAAAGTGTACTTCACCGTATCATCTTTTATTAACGAGGGGATAATCTCATTTTGGTATGATGAGGCCTCCAGAATTAAGATGCGTGTCCGGAAATAACGTACTATTGAGTCCACGGACATCAACAGGTTCTCCAAACGGATCATGGAATCGATCCGTACAGGAATAATAAATGTTGTATCTGTCAAGTCTATTCGCATAAATATCTTTGCTTAATGTTTAACAATGCCAACACCGTACCGGGGAAACCATTCAGCAATCCTCTGTGTATATTATAGTAGTATTCGTTCTCCATTAGGGCATCCCAAGCGTCAGACGAGATGATCCGATCGTAAATTAGGTGCGGATTGAAAGGGATGGTGTATTCGGGGAAGTCCCTTTTTAATCCCTCCAACAAGAAATATAGAGAAGCGTATCCATTACTGATATAGATATCCCTGCCTTTGATCTCTCTATTATATATTATGTCTAGGTTGATTGATTTTCTTAGTTCATCCACATATCTTTGCCAATCCGGCGAACAAACCCGTAAAGGTAACATGCCCCATAACAGATATAGTCGGTTCAAATGCAGATGAGGCAAATGGGAGAACATATACAGAGATAGTTGTTCCAGAACCTTTTGTATCCGATCCTTGTAAAAATCATATTGTATAAGACAGGACAGGGTTTTCATTAATATCGGTACGTGATATTGGTAAATGGAAAACGTATAGGATTCCTCGAAAAAGGAGGCGTCTATCAAATCGGCCAATTGATTAACTAACTTGATTGCTAAGCCCTCGAAAGGGAAACGCTCATTATCGTTTGTCTGGATTTCCAGCCTTTTATAAATGTAATATAAGAAATGGATGAGTTGAGACAGGGAATACCTAGATTCCATATTTCCGAAAACCAGCTTCTTGAATAGCAAATCATCGATACCACTTAGCAAATCATTAATATCACCGTCTACAAATTGCTTTTTTACAATATAATCCAATCCTAACGCAACTCCGCATAAACCTTCCTCCACGGTGAGTTCTGCGTTTTTAGAGAGATCGTTTTCCAAGAGATCGTCCAGCAATCGCTCAGCCTTCTCTTTATAAATAGCTTCTTGCGTATAATCATACAAATGGTATAAATAGATGAGTAATCCCATTTTGCCATGAGCCAACCCGAAAGGGTAACTTGTATGTAATGAGCCTATCAAATGCTTATTTAGCGAATCTATTTGTGATGCTAATTTATTCATAGTACTTAATTTATTAAATACGACATATCCTTTAACTCATATTCTTCCGGCAATAAATAACCATTTGTCAAAACTGTTGGAGTGGAACTTATTGTATTGCGCCTAACCCATTCGTTTTGTGCTTGAAAATTGGCTAACATATCTTTGTCATTAGGATTTAATCTGTATCTTTTATAGCAATCCTCTTTTTTATGACGCCCTTTTGCATACCAGTCAGATAGGAATCGTAAATAATCCGATTCATTATTTAGTAGATACATGGAGGTCAGTAGCATGGCGCTAGGTTCTAATTCCTTGCTAAAAGAGGTCAAGATGATTTGTATGCAAATCTCTTCTTTATATTCTTTGAGTAACTTTTCTATTTGGAGATGTAATTTTGCGCAAGGAGCACAGTGTGGATTAGAGATAATGGTAATCCACTCTTTGGCATCCCTATTGCCCAATAATATTCCTGTATTTTTGTCAATGTCATATTGAGGCTGTTCGTTTAATAAGCTCTTAAATACAGAGGCATTCAGTTTTATGCTGCTAAGTTTATTGTTGCTTCGTTGGATTTGCTTTTCTTTTACGTATAATGTAACAGTAAAATGGAGCGATAGAATGACGAGCCCATACACGCATCCAATGGTAGTGAAATCAAATAAATCCCATTGATTGAAATCCATGCCTATCGCGAATAGAGAGATAAGAAAGGTGATCCATACGGTAGCTTGTACAGATAAACATAAAGCGCACCATTGTTTTACCCTAAATTTTTGGTACCATACGCTCCACGCTGTATAAGGTAATGCGATTATATTCAGAGTCTCTGCATATATAACATATTGGGGCAACAAGGCGATAAACAATATTGCGGAAAGAAAATATCCTAAGCCGAAGACACTCCAACTGATCCCCAAGAAATGAGATGCTTGGGAATCCAATGTCCCGTTGCAATCACTGGATTTCAAAAACAAGGAACAAATTTTGTTGACATATTTATCCGAGCCTAAGATCTCTCGAGAAAGCAGGATACCGCAGAAAGATGCTCCGATCACATTAACACCCCATAACCCCCAGATTCCTATCTCCATTCCTCTGTTGGTGATAAGGGCACACCCTATTAATGATAGAAGTAATGAAACGAAACATGCGATTACTATCCGCTGTCGTAAGTATTCCTTTCTATGCTCTTTATAATCCGGTTCAATAGATTCATCGGTGGATTCGAAAAGAAGGACGATTCCTGACCATCGTTCCAAGAATACCGGGATAGATAATGTGATGTTTTTACCTCGCCATGAATAGATGATTGCCTCGGTAGAAACATGTCGTACCAATACAAACTCATGATCTACGTAAGCCACAAAGGGTACATCCAATGAGGATAAGCATTCTTGTGTTTTTTGAATTTCGGCTGCTACATTCTCTATCTTATAATAACGTAGCATCTCGGATAATCCAAACAGGCTGTTTTTGTGTGGATGCTTCTCGTAGAATCTTAGGGTAAAATCCTTCGTGTATTTTATCGATAAGATTTCTAAAATTTGGATGAACAGATTGTCATGTTCCATAGCTTAGAGTTTTTAGTGATTATCTCAGCTTCCCGATAAACAGCACTGGATTACTCTCCTCGTTCAGTCCGGGGAAGCGTCGTGCGAACTCTTCCTTCTTCAAAACGTCTTCCGGATACATTAGCATGGCGCACCAGCCCTCATCTAACGAGAAGAACTGTTTGGGCAACCACCGGAAGTTGTCATCGAACTTGATGTTCTCTAAAACTCTTGCGTTTCCATCTTTTTTGTCGATTAAGGCAACCCCTTCAAGATCATCCCTTTTTCCCTTGAAGGAGAGTAATATTGTTTCCTTTGATTCCACGTAATCTGGGATATGACCGATGTATCCTTTTTCAGCTTCCTCCATTACGATTTGCACATAGTCCTTTCCGTCTTGTGCCCAAAATCCCGCTGGAGGAATTTTATTGTCGATATTTATTCGATATCGAACTTTAGTACTATCCATCGTACACTCAAGTATCTCATTGCCTTGATAGCCATGAGAGATTATAAGTCCTTCAAAACGTTCGAATGAGTTTGTGAATGAGCTGATATATTTATTTTGTTTCTCTATGGAGTCATAGGTGCTGATATAGGTTCCGTTCTTATGATTGATTATTCTGTAACGCAATTGCCTCTCGGTAGGCGTACATTTTATAATGTATGAGCTGTCATTGAATAGGATGATAGCCTCTATAAGTCCAATATTCTCATGATCACTCCATTTGCGAATAAATTTGAACGAATTGGAATAAGTAGTGACATCTCCTGATGAGGAAATTAAGATATCCCCATTAGGCCATATCGTGAAATTCCCTAAGAAGAAGTATGATTGTGGATCCTCCCCTTTTTTAGATAAGACACGTTTGATTTTTCCTGATTTATCATATGCTATTAAAATGTCATCAGAGCCGATGTATATGTCCTCTTGGAAGAGGGCGATGTTTCTGATTTTGTAAAGTACGTCTATCAATGCATCGTCTCTTGTTTCCAAGGGGACATACCGATATTCCTCAAACATTTCATCCACGTCTTTTTCTACCCGATGTGAGAGTGGAATAAAATACTCGATTGTTTCGTCCTTGCTATTATCCTTGGCTTGATCCGGATTACAACAGATAAGCAAAAGAGCGACTAAAAATAGAAGATAGATCATGATCGTTTTT from Parabacteroides distasonis ATCC 8503 includes these protein-coding regions:
- the lysS gene encoding lysine--tRNA ligase; the encoded protein is MNLLELSEQEIIRRNSMEQLRQMGIEPYPAAEYVTNAFSKEIKETFKDDAEPRPVSIAGRIMSRRIMGKASFMELQDSEGRIQVYISRDDICPDENKDTYNVVFKKLLDIGDFVGIKGFVFRTQMGEISVHAQELTVLSKSLRPLPVVKYKDGVAYDGFNDPELRYRQRYVDLVVNEGVKDIFMKRAAIIKTMRTALDEAGYTEVETPILQSIAGGASARPFITHHNSLDIDLYLRIATELYLKRLIVGGFEGVYEIGKNFRNEGMDRTHNPEFTCMELYVQYKDYNWMMSFTEKLLERICIAVNGTSESTIDGKTISFKAPFRRLPILEAIKEKTGYDLEGKTEDEIRAICKELKMEIDDTMGKGKLIDEIFGEFCEGTFIQPTFIIDYPVEMSPLTKMHRSKPGLTERFELMVNGKELANAYSELNDPIDQEERFKEQLRLSEKGDDEAMFIDQDFLRALQFGMPPTSGIGIGIDRLVMLMTGQTTIQEVLLFPQMRPEKTVKKDNADKYVALGISEEWVPALQKAGYLTVEMLKNANANKLRQELCELNKKYKLELQNPTVQEIEAWIANVGE
- a CDS encoding galactosyltransferase-related protein — encoded protein: MRIDLTDTTFIIPVRIDSMIRLENLLMSVDSIVRYFRTRILILEASSYQNEIIPSLIKDDTVKYTFLVDKDPVFYKTKYLNILAKQVDTPLVCIWDADVILDHLQILDAVKQLRTRTSDVAYPYDGNFLDTSDILREHYWLHRDLDFLKKHQAKMNSLYTVEGVIGAVGGAVFAQTEKYLQAGMENEDFYGWGLEDGERHYRWLSFGYRIYRSEGCLFHLSHPRDQNGMFRSRIHSEKAMHDMNEVVNYSKEELREKFSLDSR
- a CDS encoding vitamin K epoxide reductase family protein, encoding MEHDNLFIQILEILSIKYTKDFTLRFYEKHPHKNSLFGLSEMLRYYKIENVAAEIQKTQECLSSLDVPFVAYVDHEFVLVRHVSTEAIIYSWRGKNITLSIPVFLERWSGIVLLFESTDESIEPDYKEHRKEYLRQRIVIACFVSLLLSLIGCALITNRGMEIGIWGLWGVNVIGASFCGILLSREILGSDKYVNKICSLFLKSSDCNGTLDSQASHFLGISWSVFGLGYFLSAILFIALLPQYVIYAETLNIIALPYTAWSVWYQKFRVKQWCALCLSVQATVWITFLISLFAIGMDFNQWDLFDFTTIGCVYGLVILSLHFTVTLYVKEKQIQRSNNKLSSIKLNASVFKSLLNEQPQYDIDKNTGILLGNRDAKEWITIISNPHCAPCAKLHLQIEKLLKEYKEEICIQIILTSFSKELEPSAMLLTSMYLLNNESDYLRFLSDWYAKGRHKKEDCYKRYRLNPNDKDMLANFQAQNEWVRRNTISSTPTVLTNGYLLPEEYELKDMSYLIN
- a CDS encoding 6-bladed beta-propeller; translated protein: MIYLLFLVALLLICCNPDQAKDNSKDETIEYFIPLSHRVEKDVDEMFEEYRYVPLETRDDALIDVLYKIRNIALFQEDIYIGSDDILIAYDKSGKIKRVLSKKGEDPQSYFFLGNFTIWPNGDILISSSGDVTTYSNSFKFIRKWSDHENIGLIEAIILFNDSSYIIKCTPTERQLRYRIINHKNGTYISTYDSIEKQNKYISSFTNSFERFEGLIISHGYQGNEILECTMDSTKVRYRINIDNKIPPAGFWAQDGKDYVQIVMEEAEKGYIGHIPDYVESKETILLSFKGKRDDLEGVALIDKKDGNARVLENIKFDDNFRWLPKQFFSLDEGWCAMLMYPEDVLKKEEFARRFPGLNEESNPVLFIGKLR